In Salmo salar chromosome ssa03, Ssal_v3.1, whole genome shotgun sequence, a single genomic region encodes these proteins:
- the LOC123741798 gene encoding NLR family CARD domain-containing protein 3-like isoform X1, which yields MSLSGERKEGDPASKMSLSGEHDTKSKRPIKQERPASPVPSCVSMKIDRSMLEPISFREGDFSTEQRNQQERSESEILSGQSSQSHQTDLDSIFSLLEEKMTTFVKNELKMFKRILGPELPECFESQKQDEEVVDAEDEKQESSAREGALKITLHVLRKMNQKELADTLEKYDPAVICQRELKSNLKKKVQCVFEGIAKQGNPTLLNKIYTELYITEGGTGEVNNEHELRQIETTTRKQARPETAIKCNDIFKPLTGQDKRIRTVLTKGVAGIGKTVSVQKFILDWAEGKANQDVQFVFSFPFRELNLMKGGKNTLIELLNHFSMETKQSGISIYNKYKVVFIFDGLDECRLPLDFQKNKICCDVTESTSVDVLLTNLIKGNLLPSALLWITTRPAAANKIPSGCVDQVTEVRGFNDPQKEEYFRKRFRDENLANRIISHIKTSRSLHIMCHIPVFCWISATVLEHMLKHKREEMPKTLSEMYTHLVVFHTKQKNEKYLGKEQTGPHWNKESILSLGKLAFQQLVKGNLIFYEEDLKEAGIDVNEASVYSGLCTQLFKEDCGLYQDKVYCFVHLSIQEFLAAVYVFLSFINNNENLMDKPQSTSRNLSALFRKPEVSFYKSAVDKALQSETGNLDLFLRFLLGLSLESNQKHLRGLLTKTRSSSQSHEETVKYIKEKIRENLSPERCINLFHCLNELNDHSLLEEIQSFLSSGSLSEPNLSPAQWSALVFVLLTSEKELDVFDLKKYSRSEEGLLRLLPVVKASRAVLLSGCGVTEGGCASLVSALRSNPSHLRELDLSNNDLKDSGVKLLSAGLEDPHCRLETLRLSGCLVTEEGCASLVSALRSNPSHLRELDLSNNDLKDSGVELLSAVLEDPHCKLETLRSVFL from the exons aaaccaacaggagagatcagagtcagagattctcagtggtcagtcttcccagagtcatcaaacagacctggactctatattcagt ttgcttgaagagaaaatgacgacatttgtgaagaacgagctgaagatgttcaagaggattcttggTCCTGAACTCCCAGAatgctttgagagtcagaagcaggatgaggaagtggtggatgctgaagatgagaagcaggagagcagtgccagagagggggctctgaagatcacactgcacgtcctgaggaaaatgaaccagaaggagcttgctgacacactggagaaat atgatcctgctgtgatttgccaacgtgaactcaaatctaatctaaagaagaaggttcaatgtgtatttgaggggatcgctaaacaaggaaacccaacacttctcaataagatctacacagagctctacatcacagagggaggaacaggagaggtcaataatgaacatgaactgagacagattgagacaacaaccaggaaacaagcaagaccagagactgcaatcaaatgtaacgacatcttcaaacccttaaccggacaagacaaacgtatcagaactgtgctgacaaagggagtcgctggcattggaaaaacagtctctgtgcagaagttcattctggactgggctgaaggaaaagccaatcaggatgttcaatttgtattttcattcccttttcgggagctgaatttgatgaaagggggaaaaaacactttgattgaacttcttaatcacttctcaatggaaaccaaacaatcaggaatctccatctacaacaagtacaaagttgtgttcatctttgatggtctggatgagtgccgactgcccctagacttccagaagaacaagatctgttgtgacgtcacagagtcaacctcagtggatgttctgctgacaaatctcatcaagggaaatctgcttccctctgctctcctctggataactacccgacctgcagcagccaataagatcccttcagggtgtgttgaccaggtgacagaggtacgagggttcaatgacccacagaaggaggagtacttcaggaagagattcagggATGAGAACCTGGCcaacagaatcatctcacacataaagacatcaaggagcctccacatcatgtgccacattccagtcttctgttggatctctgcaacagtcctcgaacacatgctgaaacataagagagaagagatgcccaagactctgtctgagatgtacacacaccttgtggtgtttcataccaaacagaagaatgaaaagtatcttgggaaagaacagacaggtccacactggaataaagagagcattctgtcactgggaaaactggcttttcaacagcttgtgaagggcaatctgattttctatgaagaagacctgaaagaggctggcattgatgtcaatgaagcctcggtgtactcaggattgtgcacacagctctttaaagaggattgtgggctgtaccaggacaaggtgtactgctttgttcatctgagcattcaggagtttctggctgctgtatatgtgttcctctcattcatcaacaacaatgagaatctaatggacAAACCACAATCAACATCCAGGAACCTTTCTGCGCTGTTCAGAAAGCCTGAAGTTtctttctacaagagtgctgtggataaagccttacaaagtgagacaggaaacctggacctgttcctccgcttccttctgggcctctcactggagtccaatcagaagcacttacgaggtctactgacaaagacaagaagcagctcacagagccatgaagagacagtcaagtacatcaaggagaagatcagggagaatctctctccagagaggtgcatcaatctgttccactgtctgaatgaactgaatgaccattctctactggaggagatccaaagcttcctgagctcaggaagtctctcagaacccaacctgtcacctgcacagtggtcagctctggtctttgtgttgctgacttcagaaaaggagctggatgtgtttgacctgaagaaatactccagatcagaggaaggtcttctgaggctgctgccagtggtcaaagcctccagagctgttct gctgtcaggctgtggagtcacagagggaggctgtgcttctctggtctcagctctgaggtcaaacccctcacacctgagagagctggatctgagtaacaatgacctgaaggattcaggagtgaagctgctctctgctggactggaggatccacactgcagactggagactctgag gctgtcaggctgtctagtcacagaggaaggctgtgcttctctggtctcagctctgaggtcaaacccctcacacctgagagagctggacctgagtaacaatgacctgaaggattcaggagtggagctgctctctgctgtactggaggatccacactgtaaactggagactctgaggtcagtattcctgtag
- the LOC123741798 gene encoding NLR family CARD domain-containing protein 3-like isoform X2, whose translation MSLSGERKEGDPASKMSLSGEHDTKSKRPIKQERPASPVPSCVSMKIDRSMLEPISFREGDFSTEQRNQQERSESEILSGQSSQSHQTDLDSIFSLLEEKMTTFVKNELKMFKRILGPELPECFESQKQDEEVVDAEDEKQESSAREGALKITLHVLRKMNQKELADTLEKYSDDPAVICQRELKSNLKKKVQCVFEGIAKQGNPTLLNKIYTELYITEGGTGEVNNEHELRQIETTTRKQARPETAIKCNDIFKPLTGQDKRIRTVLTKGVAGIGKTVSVQKFILDWAEGKANQDVQFVFSFPFRELNLMKGGKNTLIELLNHFSMETKQSGISIYNKYKVVFIFDGLDECRLPLDFQKNKICCDVTESTSVDVLLTNLIKGNLLPSALLWITTRPAAANKIPSGCVDQVTEVRGFNDPQKEEYFRKRFRDENLANRIISHIKTSRSLHIMCHIPVFCWISATVLEHMLKHKREEMPKTLSEMYTHLVVFHTKQKNEKYLGKEQTGPHWNKESILSLGKLAFQQLVKGNLIFYEEDLKEAGIDVNEASVYSGLCTQLFKEDCGLYQDKVYCFVHLSIQEFLAAVYVFLSFINNNENLMDKPQSTSRNLSALFRKPEVSFYKSAVDKALQSETGNLDLFLRFLLGLSLESNQKHLRGLLTKTRSSSQSHEETVKYIKEKIRENLSPERCINLFHCLNELNDHSLLEEIQSFLSSGSLSEPNLSPAQWSALVFVLLTSEKELDVFDLKKYSRSEEGLLRLLPVVKASRAVL comes from the exons aaaccaacaggagagatcagagtcagagattctcagtggtcagtcttcccagagtcatcaaacagacctggactctatattcagt ttgcttgaagagaaaatgacgacatttgtgaagaacgagctgaagatgttcaagaggattcttggTCCTGAACTCCCAGAatgctttgagagtcagaagcaggatgaggaagtggtggatgctgaagatgagaagcaggagagcagtgccagagagggggctctgaagatcacactgcacgtcctgaggaaaatgaaccagaaggagcttgctgacacactggagaaat attcagatgatcctgctgtgatttgccaacgtgaactcaaatctaatctaaagaagaaggttcaatgtgtatttgaggggatcgctaaacaaggaaacccaacacttctcaataagatctacacagagctctacatcacagagggaggaacaggagaggtcaataatgaacatgaactgagacagattgagacaacaaccaggaaacaagcaagaccagagactgcaatcaaatgtaacgacatcttcaaacccttaaccggacaagacaaacgtatcagaactgtgctgacaaagggagtcgctggcattggaaaaacagtctctgtgcagaagttcattctggactgggctgaaggaaaagccaatcaggatgttcaatttgtattttcattcccttttcgggagctgaatttgatgaaagggggaaaaaacactttgattgaacttcttaatcacttctcaatggaaaccaaacaatcaggaatctccatctacaacaagtacaaagttgtgttcatctttgatggtctggatgagtgccgactgcccctagacttccagaagaacaagatctgttgtgacgtcacagagtcaacctcagtggatgttctgctgacaaatctcatcaagggaaatctgcttccctctgctctcctctggataactacccgacctgcagcagccaataagatcccttcagggtgtgttgaccaggtgacagaggtacgagggttcaatgacccacagaaggaggagtacttcaggaagagattcagggATGAGAACCTGGCcaacagaatcatctcacacataaagacatcaaggagcctccacatcatgtgccacattccagtcttctgttggatctctgcaacagtcctcgaacacatgctgaaacataagagagaagagatgcccaagactctgtctgagatgtacacacaccttgtggtgtttcataccaaacagaagaatgaaaagtatcttgggaaagaacagacaggtccacactggaataaagagagcattctgtcactgggaaaactggcttttcaacagcttgtgaagggcaatctgattttctatgaagaagacctgaaagaggctggcattgatgtcaatgaagcctcggtgtactcaggattgtgcacacagctctttaaagaggattgtgggctgtaccaggacaaggtgtactgctttgttcatctgagcattcaggagtttctggctgctgtatatgtgttcctctcattcatcaacaacaatgagaatctaatggacAAACCACAATCAACATCCAGGAACCTTTCTGCGCTGTTCAGAAAGCCTGAAGTTtctttctacaagagtgctgtggataaagccttacaaagtgagacaggaaacctggacctgttcctccgcttccttctgggcctctcactggagtccaatcagaagcacttacgaggtctactgacaaagacaagaagcagctcacagagccatgaagagacagtcaagtacatcaaggagaagatcagggagaatctctctccagagaggtgcatcaatctgttccactgtctgaatgaactgaatgaccattctctactggaggagatccaaagcttcctgagctcaggaagtctctcagaacccaacctgtcacctgcacagtggtcagctctggtctttgtgttgctgacttcagaaaaggagctggatgtgtttgacctgaagaaatactccagatcagaggaaggtcttctgaggctgctgccagtggtcaaagcctccagagctgttctgtga